One genomic segment of Actinoplanes ianthinogenes includes these proteins:
- the fusA gene encoding elongation factor G: MRVRNLGILAHVDAGKTTLTERILYVTGATHKRGEVHDGTTVTDFDQQERDRGITIFAAAVSCDWADHRLNLIDTPGHVDFSDEVERSLRVLDGAVAVFDGVAGVEPQSEAVWRAADRHRVPRIAFVNKLDRAGASLARAVASIRERLDVVPLVVQLPIGEEGDFRGVVDLVGRRTLTWIDGEISEKSEMSPEAEAARRHLEDQVAALHPDALEEWGDISDTTLRNALRDLTHQGEALVVLCGSAYRNRGVEPLLDAIVDYLPGPAGDSDNDLAALVFKVHTAKTGRLTYLRLYDGTITKGDTVWDAGAGRTERIARILRVQADRHTEIARATAGDIVAVSGVKAAQVGATLATRRGAVLLEAPRSTEPLVSVAIEARTRQDALRLPAALAALTEEDPSLSVRVDAETAQTLLSGLGELHLEVAVEKLRQRTGLAVTMGRPQVAYRETVVRGVTGLLYRHVKQDGGAGQYAHVTLDVAPGEGFTFASTVTGGRVPAEYIRAVEAGCREALAEGPLAGHPVTGLRVTLTDGQTHPKDSSEMAFRAAGRFGLREALRACEMRILEPVAEVTVSAPAETLGAVLGDLAARRGQVVDSGVRTVTALVPLAELFGYATQLLSRTHGRGTFTSRPAGHR, from the coding sequence ATGCGTGTCCGCAACCTCGGCATTCTCGCGCACGTCGACGCCGGCAAGACCACGTTGACCGAGCGGATCCTCTATGTCACCGGCGCCACCCACAAGCGCGGTGAGGTGCACGACGGGACCACCGTCACCGACTTCGACCAGCAGGAGCGCGATCGTGGGATCACCATCTTCGCCGCGGCGGTCAGCTGCGACTGGGCCGATCACCGGCTGAACCTGATCGACACGCCCGGGCACGTCGACTTCTCCGACGAGGTCGAGCGGTCGCTGCGGGTGCTCGACGGCGCGGTCGCGGTGTTCGACGGCGTGGCCGGCGTGGAGCCGCAGTCCGAGGCGGTCTGGCGGGCGGCGGACCGGCACCGGGTGCCGCGGATCGCCTTCGTCAACAAGCTCGATCGGGCCGGCGCTTCGCTGGCGAGGGCCGTCGCATCCATCCGGGAACGGCTGGACGTCGTTCCGCTGGTGGTGCAGCTGCCGATCGGCGAGGAGGGTGACTTCCGTGGGGTCGTCGACCTGGTCGGCAGGCGGACGCTGACCTGGATCGACGGCGAGATATCCGAAAAATCGGAGATGTCGCCGGAGGCCGAGGCGGCTCGGCGTCATCTGGAGGACCAGGTAGCCGCACTACACCCCGACGCCCTGGAGGAATGGGGCGATATTTCGGACACGACCCTCCGGAACGCCCTCCGGGACCTCACCCACCAAGGCGAAGCCCTGGTCGTCCTCTGCGGCTCCGCATACCGCAACAGGGGCGTGGAGCCACTGCTCGACGCCATCGTCGACTACCTCCCCGGCCCAGCCGGTGACAGCGACAACGACCTGGCCGCCCTCGTCTTCAAGGTGCACACCGCGAAGACCGGGCGCCTCACCTACCTCCGCCTTTACGACGGCACGATCACGAAGGGAGACACCGTGTGGGACGCGGGCGCCGGGCGTACCGAAAGAATCGCTCGCATCCTGCGGGTCCAAGCGGACCGGCACACCGAGATCGCCCGGGCCACGGCCGGCGACATCGTCGCCGTGTCCGGGGTCAAGGCCGCCCAGGTCGGCGCCACCCTGGCCACCCGGCGAGGTGCGGTGCTGCTGGAAGCGCCCCGCAGCACCGAGCCGCTGGTCTCGGTCGCGATCGAGGCCCGGACCAGGCAGGACGCGCTGCGCCTTCCGGCAGCGCTGGCCGCGCTGACCGAGGAGGACCCCTCCCTTTCGGTACGCGTGGACGCCGAAACCGCACAAACCCTGCTCTCCGGACTCGGCGAGCTGCATCTGGAGGTGGCCGTGGAGAAGCTCCGCCAGCGCACCGGTCTCGCCGTCACCATGGGCCGTCCCCAGGTCGCTTACCGCGAGACGGTGGTCCGCGGCGTCACCGGCCTGCTGTACCGCCACGTCAAGCAGGACGGCGGCGCCGGCCAGTACGCCCACGTCACGCTGGACGTCGCCCCGGGCGAGGGATTCACCTTCGCCTCGACCGTGACCGGCGGCCGCGTGCCGGCCGAGTACATCCGCGCGGTCGAGGCGGGCTGCCGGGAGGCGCTCGCCGAGGGCCCGCTCGCCGGGCACCCGGTGACCGGCCTGCGGGTCACGCTGACCGACGGCCAGACGCATCCGAAGGACTCGTCCGAGATGGCGTTCCGCGCGGCCGGCCGTTTCGGCCTGCGCGAGGCGCTGCGCGCCTGCGAGATGCGGATCCTCGAACCGGTCGCGGAGGTCACGGTGAGCGCGCCCGCGGAGACGCTGGGCGCGGTCCTCGGTGACCTCGCGGCCCGGCGCGGCCAGGTCGTCGATTCCGGGGTACGCACGGTGACGGCGCTCGTGCCGCTGGCGGAGCTGTTCGGTTATGCCACGCAACTGCTCAGCCGCACGCACGGCCGGGGCACGTTCACCAGCCGCCCGGCGGGTCATCGATGA
- a CDS encoding serine/threonine protein kinase, producing the protein MSGDYHVGPPDDPDKYRLRHEVGVGGEGALWQAEHEIHGGSELVAIKMLRPDRDVTEWRTRWMEQADLLRHISGPGIVAVHSAFLGAERHPPGAAGAPDTTLYLVMNWVDGDNLYDRQPFSRKDAFRTLGQIASILDRLHSGAATGSGRVVCHGDLSPANVMINQDGQAILIDFGLSQLRRTTADAPMGTPGYIAPELFSGGEYSPASDRYAFGCLAVFLLTGAPPADEPAKQLAAHQGVPPEVVAPIFAAEPDDRPGAAEWLRSIRNSATTAIGADSVAPRPPMPTAVPAAGSNTLGFVILSLLVVSLIWLSALNEYSNATLMHIAGQILLPVAVAAPLVAVGMSLAAYPSRSVRLGAAAVLVGGGFLLGRAALSGLWWTAEANAVAAVLSFLIVLLSVPVGFFLRRVSAPPRWKTLPTWLGLVAVGIGGGAAIPPIIELARFRPGESMVEPVGLGFVTTVSAALVAMIAYFMVQVPGSGRALGRLARLLRRVRRSVIVALAAVYVLLCCTFFILAGNSSF; encoded by the coding sequence ATGTCCGGCGACTATCACGTCGGACCGCCCGACGATCCGGACAAGTACCGGCTGCGACACGAGGTCGGTGTGGGTGGCGAGGGGGCCCTGTGGCAGGCCGAACACGAGATCCACGGTGGTTCTGAACTGGTCGCCATCAAGATGCTTCGCCCGGATCGGGATGTCACGGAGTGGCGTACTCGGTGGATGGAACAGGCGGACCTGCTCCGGCACATCAGCGGGCCGGGGATCGTGGCGGTGCATTCCGCGTTCCTCGGGGCCGAACGACATCCGCCCGGCGCCGCCGGAGCTCCCGACACCACGCTGTACCTGGTGATGAACTGGGTCGACGGCGACAATCTCTACGACCGGCAGCCGTTCAGCCGTAAGGACGCGTTTCGCACGCTCGGTCAGATCGCCTCCATTCTCGATCGCTTGCACAGCGGGGCGGCGACGGGCTCCGGGCGGGTGGTGTGCCACGGGGATCTCTCCCCGGCCAACGTGATGATCAACCAGGACGGCCAGGCGATCCTGATCGACTTCGGGCTGTCGCAGCTCCGGCGGACTACCGCGGACGCTCCGATGGGAACGCCCGGATACATCGCCCCGGAGTTGTTCTCCGGCGGCGAGTACAGCCCGGCCTCCGACCGGTACGCGTTCGGTTGCCTGGCCGTCTTCCTGCTGACCGGCGCTCCACCGGCTGACGAGCCGGCGAAGCAGCTGGCCGCCCACCAGGGTGTGCCGCCGGAGGTGGTCGCCCCGATCTTCGCAGCAGAACCGGACGACCGGCCGGGCGCCGCGGAGTGGCTGCGTTCCATCCGCAACAGCGCGACCACCGCGATCGGCGCGGACTCCGTGGCGCCCCGCCCGCCGATGCCGACGGCGGTACCGGCCGCGGGTTCGAACACCCTGGGTTTCGTGATCCTCTCGCTGCTGGTGGTCAGCCTGATCTGGTTGTCGGCGCTGAACGAGTACTCGAACGCCACGCTGATGCACATCGCCGGGCAGATCCTGCTGCCGGTGGCCGTCGCGGCACCCTTGGTGGCGGTCGGCATGTCCCTGGCGGCCTATCCGTCACGCTCGGTCCGGCTCGGCGCGGCGGCCGTCCTGGTCGGAGGCGGATTTCTGCTCGGGCGAGCGGCCTTGTCGGGCTTGTGGTGGACGGCGGAGGCCAACGCCGTGGCGGCTGTCCTCAGCTTCTTGATCGTCCTGCTTTCCGTGCCGGTCGGGTTCTTCCTGCGCAGAGTTTCGGCGCCACCGCGGTGGAAGACCCTGCCGACCTGGTTGGGGCTGGTGGCCGTCGGGATCGGCGGCGGTGCCGCCATTCCACCGATCATCGAATTGGCGCGTTTCCGGCCGGGAGAGAGCATGGTGGAGCCGGTCGGCCTGGGTTTCGTCACGACGGTGTCAGCCGCTCTCGTCGCCATGATCGCGTATTTCATGGTTCAGGTGCCCGGCAGCGGCAGGGCACTCGGCCGCTTGGCGCGGCTGCTGCGTCGCGTCCGGCGATCCGTGATCGTCGCGCTCGCCGCCGTGTATGTCTTGCTGTGCTGCACCTTCTTCATCCTGGCCGGCAATTCCTCGTTCTGA
- a CDS encoding MFS transporter: MPRLYQATPRVTFSVLAAAAAAFALMQSLVTPVLPTIQQDLHTTTGTVTWVLTAWLLAASVATPLMGRIADTIGKDRTLLVALGAIALGCLLAAVAPSVTVLIVARVVQGLGAAVFPISFGIIRDVYPPHRVSSAIGILAAVIASGSGLGIVLAGPIVGWLDWRWLFWIPMVAVTLVALAAWRVVPPSPAGVRGRINWLSAVLLAGWLVALLLPLSKGATWGWASGRTLIAFALAVVFFAGWMLSELRSAEPLIDMRMMRLPAVWTTNLVSLLFGAAMFGVFAFLPQLMQVPASTGYGFGATVTGAGLLMLPMMVAMAVFGSLSGPLTRWVSNKAQLLIGAGLGTLAALSLALAHDSRVLVAVAGAVFGIGLGLLYSSMINLIVQSVPMHQTGVASGMNTNIRTIGASIGTAVVSSVVTGHPGAHGLPAESGYTEAFLLLAGASAAAFLVALLVPARRAAASTPETTPAALPELTPVEV; encoded by the coding sequence ATGCCTCGACTTTACCAGGCGACCCCGCGAGTCACCTTCTCGGTGCTGGCCGCGGCCGCTGCCGCGTTCGCCCTCATGCAGTCCCTGGTCACCCCGGTCCTGCCGACGATCCAGCAGGACCTGCACACCACCACCGGCACGGTCACGTGGGTGCTGACCGCCTGGCTGCTCGCCGCCTCGGTGGCCACCCCACTGATGGGCCGGATCGCCGACACCATCGGCAAGGACCGCACCCTGCTGGTCGCGCTCGGCGCCATCGCCCTGGGCTGCCTGCTCGCCGCCGTCGCCCCGAGCGTGACGGTGCTGATCGTCGCCCGCGTCGTGCAGGGCCTCGGCGCCGCCGTCTTCCCGATCTCCTTCGGCATCATCCGCGACGTCTACCCGCCGCACCGGGTGTCCTCCGCGATCGGCATCCTCGCCGCCGTCATCGCCAGCGGCAGCGGTCTCGGCATCGTGCTGGCCGGCCCGATCGTCGGCTGGCTCGACTGGCGCTGGCTGTTCTGGATCCCGATGGTCGCCGTCACCCTGGTCGCCCTCGCCGCCTGGCGGGTCGTGCCACCGTCGCCGGCGGGCGTTCGCGGGCGGATCAACTGGCTCTCCGCCGTGCTGCTGGCCGGCTGGCTCGTCGCCCTGCTGCTCCCGTTGAGCAAGGGCGCCACCTGGGGCTGGGCGTCCGGGCGTACGCTGATCGCCTTCGCTCTTGCCGTGGTCTTCTTCGCCGGCTGGATGCTCAGCGAGCTGCGGTCGGCCGAGCCCCTGATCGACATGCGGATGATGCGCCTGCCCGCGGTCTGGACCACCAACCTGGTCTCGCTGCTCTTCGGCGCCGCGATGTTCGGCGTCTTCGCCTTCCTGCCGCAGCTCATGCAGGTCCCGGCCAGCACCGGTTACGGATTCGGCGCCACGGTGACCGGCGCCGGCCTGCTGATGCTCCCGATGATGGTGGCCATGGCCGTGTTCGGCTCCTTGAGCGGCCCGCTCACCCGCTGGGTCAGCAACAAGGCGCAGCTGCTCATCGGTGCCGGCCTGGGCACGCTCGCCGCGCTCAGCCTGGCGCTCGCCCACGACAGCAGGGTCCTGGTCGCGGTCGCCGGCGCGGTCTTCGGCATCGGCCTCGGCCTGCTCTACTCCTCGATGATCAACCTGATCGTGCAGAGCGTCCCGATGCACCAGACCGGGGTCGCCAGCGGCATGAACACCAACATCCGCACCATCGGCGCCTCGATCGGCACCGCCGTCGTCAGCTCCGTGGTCACCGGCCACCCCGGCGCGCACGGCCTGCCCGCCGAGTCCGGCTACACCGAGGCGTTCCTGCTGCTCGCGGGCGCCAGCGCGGCCGCGTTCCTGGTCGCGCTGCTGGTCCCGGCCCGCCGCGCCGCCGCCTCCACGCCGGAGACGACGCCGGCGGCGCTGCCCGAGCTCACCCCGGTCGAGGTCTGA
- a CDS encoding TetR/AcrR family transcriptional regulator gives MSDVPVAVRRPQRADARRNFDALLAAAREIFAEQSTDASLEEIARRAGVGIGTLYRNFPTRRDLFEAVYVEEINQLSAAAEAVADLPPWEALRAWLDRFVGYVVTKRAVMDALNRDSELFKACRVTMYTAGEPLMERARAAGDVRADASFDDVLRMISGLVSGTFVDEAQRDRVLTFALDGIRARG, from the coding sequence ATGTCTGACGTGCCGGTCGCGGTGCGCCGCCCCCAGCGGGCCGACGCGCGGCGTAACTTCGACGCGCTGCTCGCCGCCGCCCGGGAGATCTTCGCGGAGCAGAGCACCGACGCGTCGCTGGAGGAGATCGCCCGGCGCGCGGGCGTCGGCATCGGCACGCTGTACCGGAATTTCCCCACCCGGCGGGACCTGTTCGAGGCGGTCTACGTCGAGGAGATCAACCAGCTCAGCGCGGCCGCCGAGGCGGTCGCCGACCTGCCGCCGTGGGAGGCGCTGCGGGCCTGGCTGGACCGGTTCGTGGGCTACGTGGTGACCAAGCGCGCGGTGATGGACGCGCTGAACCGGGATTCGGAGCTGTTCAAGGCCTGCCGGGTCACCATGTACACGGCCGGCGAGCCCCTGATGGAGCGGGCCCGGGCGGCCGGCGACGTGCGGGCGGACGCGAGCTTCGACGACGTGCTGCGGATGATCTCGGGCCTGGTGTCCGGCACGTTCGTCGACGAGGCGCAGCGGGACCGGGTGCTGACCTTCGCGCTCGACGGGATCCGGGCCCGCGGCTGA
- a CDS encoding lysoplasmalogenase, producing MKLKLFLAVAILEVIAVAAGWTAVQWVTKPLLAPLLLWYVRERSWLSAGLVFAFLGDVALLIDGRSAFLAGMAFFLGAQLCFLTAFLRRARPRIPAFIVYGILWATVNALLGSRLGALRIPILIYSLALAAMAAAAVGVSRRTAAGGALFLLSDLMIGAGAADLHVPASGVLIMTTYAAALYLIVTGFTIKKPDSAYAHST from the coding sequence ATGAAACTCAAGCTCTTCCTGGCCGTCGCGATCCTCGAGGTGATCGCGGTGGCGGCCGGCTGGACCGCCGTCCAGTGGGTGACGAAGCCGCTGCTGGCACCGCTCCTGCTCTGGTACGTCCGGGAGCGGAGCTGGCTCAGCGCCGGCCTGGTCTTCGCCTTCCTCGGCGACGTAGCCCTGCTGATCGACGGCCGGTCGGCCTTCCTCGCCGGGATGGCCTTCTTCCTCGGCGCCCAGCTCTGCTTCCTCACCGCGTTCCTGCGCCGTGCCCGCCCGCGCATCCCGGCCTTCATCGTTTACGGCATCCTCTGGGCCACGGTGAACGCCCTGCTCGGGAGCCGGCTGGGCGCCCTGCGCATCCCGATCCTGATCTACAGCCTGGCCCTCGCCGCCATGGCCGCCGCGGCCGTCGGCGTCTCCCGCCGCACCGCCGCAGGCGGCGCCCTCTTCCTGCTCTCCGACCTCATGATCGGCGCCGGCGCCGCCGACCTGCACGTCCCGGCCTCCGGCGTCCTGATCATGACCACCTACGCCGCGGCGCTCTACCTGATCGTCACAGGCTTCACGATCAAAAAACCCGATTCGGCGTACGCCCACAGCACGTGA
- a CDS encoding sterol desaturase family protein, with product MIPAVLYAVPAFLLLIVMEVLSYRFLPDDEERGYEARDTATSLTMGAGSQVIGFPWKLFTAVVYAGLYVLSPIRLDPHHWWVWVLLFFADDLAYYWFHRLHHEVRVLWASHVVHHSSQFYNLSTALRQSWTPMTSLPFWLPLALLGFPPWMIFLQQSISLAYQFFLHTERIDRLPRPIEWFFNTPSHHRVHHGSNDPYLDRNYGGILIVWDRMFRSFEPEGERVTYGLTTNITTYNPLKVATHEYAAIWRDLRAATGWRARLGYVFGRPGWQPAG from the coding sequence TTGATTCCCGCCGTGCTCTACGCCGTCCCCGCCTTCCTGCTGCTGATCGTCATGGAGGTGTTGTCCTACCGCTTCCTGCCCGACGACGAGGAGCGTGGTTACGAGGCCCGGGACACCGCGACCAGCCTGACCATGGGCGCCGGCAGCCAGGTGATCGGTTTCCCGTGGAAGCTGTTCACCGCCGTCGTCTACGCCGGTCTCTACGTCCTCAGCCCGATCAGACTGGACCCGCATCACTGGTGGGTCTGGGTGCTGCTGTTCTTCGCCGACGACCTCGCCTATTACTGGTTCCACCGGCTGCACCACGAGGTCCGGGTGCTCTGGGCCAGCCACGTGGTGCACCACTCCAGCCAGTTCTACAACCTGTCCACCGCGCTGCGGCAGAGCTGGACCCCGATGACGTCGCTGCCGTTCTGGCTGCCCCTGGCGCTGCTCGGCTTCCCACCGTGGATGATCTTCTTGCAGCAGTCGATCAGCCTGGCGTACCAGTTCTTCCTGCACACCGAGCGGATCGACCGCCTGCCCCGGCCGATCGAGTGGTTCTTCAACACCCCGTCCCACCACCGGGTGCACCACGGCTCCAACGACCCGTACCTGGACCGCAACTACGGCGGCATCCTGATCGTCTGGGACCGGATGTTCCGCAGCTTCGAGCCGGAGGGCGAGCGGGTCACGTACGGCCTGACCACGAACATCACCACGTACAACCCGCTCAAGGTGGCCACTCACGAGTACGCCGCGATCTGGCGTGACCTGCGCGCCGCCACCGGCTGGCGGGCCCGTCTCGGCTACGTGTTCGGCCGGCCCGGCTGGCAGCCCGCCGGATGA
- a CDS encoding FadR/GntR family transcriptional regulator produces MDFDPAPRQSVSDHVFGQLRDAVLSGRYPAGDALPSERELAATFEVNRHAIREALRRLQQLGLVKVSQGGATRVLDWRATAGLDLAMALTAAEDVLPVETLARDVLEMRACIGADAARLCALRATPEAKRRVSDAVEAYAAAVPDLAAMRLADLALWRRIIEGSGNIAYLLAFNSLTAGTLAVGQVPPHLRTEEILNVAAHRKLAALIEAGGAAEAEEAARGLLQAKETVR; encoded by the coding sequence ATGGATTTCGATCCCGCACCCCGCCAGTCCGTCTCCGACCACGTGTTCGGGCAGCTGCGCGACGCCGTCCTGAGCGGTCGTTACCCGGCCGGCGACGCGCTGCCCAGCGAGCGTGAGCTGGCCGCGACGTTCGAGGTCAACCGGCACGCGATCCGCGAGGCGCTGCGCCGGTTGCAGCAGCTCGGCCTGGTCAAGGTCAGTCAGGGCGGCGCCACCCGGGTCCTCGACTGGCGGGCCACCGCCGGGCTCGACCTGGCGATGGCGCTGACCGCCGCCGAGGACGTGCTGCCGGTCGAGACGCTGGCCCGGGACGTGCTGGAGATGCGCGCCTGCATCGGCGCCGACGCCGCCCGGCTCTGCGCCCTGCGGGCCACCCCCGAGGCGAAACGACGGGTGAGCGACGCCGTGGAGGCCTACGCCGCCGCGGTTCCCGACCTGGCCGCGATGCGGCTCGCCGACCTCGCCCTGTGGCGGCGGATCATCGAGGGCTCCGGCAACATCGCGTACCTGCTGGCCTTCAACAGCCTGACCGCCGGGACGCTGGCGGTCGGACAGGTGCCGCCCCACCTGCGTACCGAAGAGATCCTGAACGTGGCCGCCCATCGCAAGCTCGCCGCCCTGATCGAGGCAGGCGGCGCTGCCGAGGCCGAGGAGGCCGCGCGCGGCCTCCTGCAAGCGAAGGAGACCGTCCGTTGA
- a CDS encoding LacI family DNA-binding transcriptional regulator: protein MSTRRPTLTEIAREANVAVSTVSKVLNGHTDVAPATRRTIEKLIVEHGYRRPRAARRTGRRTDLIDLVMDRLDSAWSLSLLSGVEEVIEEAGLSLVVSSVHNRQSLTRRWVDSLLARGSEGAILVLSGLTEAQRADLERRGLPFVVVDGAGQPPPEVPSIGATNFAGGYAATEHLIGLGHRRIAVIGGPEPLPSTRARIAGYRAALETAGMPADRQLVRYTGFQHEDGLRATAALLELADPPTAIVAGSDQQATGVYEALRRGGRSIPAQVSVVGFDDLAFARWMAPPLTTVRQPLHEMGVAAARTLLRLINGERLESTRIELATELVVRESTAAR, encoded by the coding sequence GTGTCGACGCGCCGGCCGACGCTGACCGAGATCGCCCGCGAGGCGAACGTGGCTGTCTCCACGGTTTCGAAAGTCCTCAACGGGCATACCGACGTCGCGCCGGCCACCCGGCGGACCATCGAGAAACTGATCGTCGAGCACGGCTACCGGCGCCCCCGGGCCGCGCGCCGGACCGGACGCCGCACCGACCTGATCGACCTGGTGATGGACCGGCTGGACAGCGCCTGGAGCCTGTCCCTGCTGTCCGGGGTGGAGGAGGTGATCGAGGAGGCCGGGCTGAGCCTGGTGGTCTCCTCGGTGCACAACCGGCAGTCGCTGACCCGCCGCTGGGTCGACTCGCTGCTGGCCCGCGGCTCGGAGGGGGCGATCCTGGTGCTCTCCGGGCTGACCGAGGCGCAACGCGCCGACCTGGAGCGCCGCGGCCTGCCGTTCGTCGTGGTGGACGGGGCCGGCCAGCCGCCGCCGGAGGTGCCGTCGATCGGCGCGACGAACTTCGCCGGCGGGTACGCGGCCACCGAGCACCTGATCGGACTCGGCCACCGGCGCATCGCCGTGATCGGCGGGCCGGAGCCGTTGCCGAGCACCCGGGCCCGGATCGCCGGGTACCGGGCCGCGCTGGAGACGGCCGGGATGCCGGCGGACCGGCAGCTGGTGCGGTACACCGGCTTCCAGCACGAGGACGGGTTGCGGGCGACCGCCGCGCTGCTGGAGCTGGCCGACCCGCCGACGGCGATCGTCGCGGGCAGCGATCAGCAGGCGACCGGGGTGTACGAGGCGCTGCGCCGGGGCGGGCGGAGCATCCCGGCGCAGGTGAGCGTGGTCGGCTTCGACGACCTGGCCTTCGCGCGGTGGATGGCGCCGCCGCTGACCACGGTGCGGCAGCCGCTGCACGAGATGGGGGTGGCGGCGGCGCGGACGCTGCTGCGGTTGATCAACGGGGAGCGACTGGAGTCGACGCGGATCGAGCTGGCGACGGAGCTGGTGGTGCGGGAGAGCACGGCGGCGCGCTGA
- a CDS encoding putative bifunctional diguanylate cyclase/phosphodiesterase — MTGLRRPPGWLAWLVGGTAVAAGYALLPYGWPSVVLSSLLAVGAVAIMMAGARRRRLSAWYAFAGGIASWAAGDLVYAVPLLSGQPPPFPSWADAFYLGAYPMLLVALFRLTRRRGPIWSGNLIDSAIVAISVGIVYWTFVIAPILVDPAVPPLARAVTAGYPTMGVLLCALLVPMLLRRGPRTPSMWLLTAGGVVTLACNVVYTLLPDFMLTGSTYVSAGYLVAYVCWAAAAAHPAPATAPAEEGDSLGWSRLLALTASMLLVPAILLVQGEHGGGQMSWLAVGIGSMALFLLIITRMSGYIARVHSQARRLHDLAMLDDLTGLPNRRAFEEEAAKRVDAGPCRLIMLDLAGFKHVNDRLGRATGDQALAAVATLLRASLRESDAVARMGADEFAVLVGDARDDEGDAVVARLVDLLRRPVVSGEHELLLNARLGVADSEDCGAVPVPELVRRADTARYAARAAGSQLMIYTPELDERADAAARLGADLRHSLDDGDFRVVYQPIVDLRTTRIRAVEALVRWHHPVRGFVSPVDFIPIAEDNGLIVELGEFVMRTACHKFAGWRALGPDAPDYVSVNVSARQLSEPGFPAVVAGILDECGLAPAELLVEVTETALFGGGTAVHAVETLHAAGVRIALDDFGTGHSSLGLLRTVPVDVLKVDKSFVDEITAGGERAVIADALIRVSNGLRLRAVAEGVETAEQAAYLRELGYEYAQGYYFGKPVPDPDFSPLTTAKI, encoded by the coding sequence GTGACGGGTCTCCGGCGGCCCCCGGGGTGGCTCGCCTGGCTGGTGGGTGGCACGGCCGTGGCGGCCGGGTACGCCCTGCTGCCCTACGGCTGGCCCTCGGTCGTCCTGTCCTCGCTGCTCGCGGTCGGAGCCGTTGCCATCATGATGGCCGGCGCCCGCCGCCGCCGGCTGTCCGCCTGGTACGCCTTCGCCGGCGGCATCGCCTCCTGGGCGGCCGGCGACCTGGTCTACGCCGTCCCGCTGCTGTCCGGGCAGCCACCCCCGTTCCCCTCCTGGGCGGACGCGTTCTACCTGGGCGCCTACCCGATGCTGCTGGTCGCGCTCTTCCGGCTGACCCGGCGGCGCGGCCCGATCTGGTCCGGCAACCTGATCGACTCGGCGATCGTGGCGATCAGCGTCGGGATCGTGTACTGGACGTTCGTGATCGCGCCGATCCTGGTCGACCCGGCCGTGCCGCCGCTGGCCCGGGCGGTGACCGCCGGCTATCCGACCATGGGGGTGCTGCTCTGCGCCCTGCTGGTGCCGATGCTGCTGCGCCGCGGGCCGCGCACCCCGAGCATGTGGCTTCTCACCGCGGGCGGCGTGGTCACCCTGGCCTGCAACGTGGTCTACACGCTCCTGCCCGATTTCATGCTCACCGGCAGCACCTACGTCTCGGCCGGTTATCTGGTCGCCTACGTCTGCTGGGCCGCCGCGGCCGCCCACCCGGCCCCGGCCACCGCGCCCGCCGAGGAGGGCGACAGCCTGGGCTGGAGCCGCCTGCTCGCGCTGACCGCCTCGATGCTGCTGGTCCCGGCGATCCTGCTGGTGCAGGGCGAGCACGGCGGCGGGCAGATGAGCTGGCTCGCCGTCGGGATCGGCTCGATGGCGCTGTTCCTGCTGATCATCACCCGGATGTCCGGGTACATCGCCCGGGTGCACAGCCAGGCCCGCCGGCTGCACGACCTGGCCATGCTCGACGACCTGACCGGCCTGCCGAACAGGCGCGCCTTCGAGGAGGAGGCGGCCAAGCGGGTGGACGCGGGCCCCTGCCGGCTGATCATGCTCGACCTGGCCGGGTTCAAGCACGTCAACGACCGGCTCGGCCGGGCGACCGGGGACCAGGCGCTGGCCGCCGTGGCCACCCTGCTGCGCGCCTCGCTGCGGGAGAGCGACGCGGTGGCCCGGATGGGCGCCGACGAGTTCGCCGTGCTGGTCGGGGACGCCCGGGACGACGAGGGCGACGCCGTGGTGGCCCGGCTGGTCGACCTGCTGCGCCGCCCGGTCGTCTCCGGCGAGCACGAGCTGCTGCTCAACGCCCGGCTCGGGGTGGCCGACAGCGAGGACTGCGGCGCGGTCCCGGTGCCCGAGCTGGTCCGCCGTGCGGACACCGCCCGCTACGCCGCCCGGGCGGCCGGCAGCCAGCTGATGATCTACACGCCGGAGCTGGACGAGCGCGCCGACGCGGCCGCCCGGCTCGGCGCCGACCTGCGGCACAGCCTGGACGACGGCGACTTCCGGGTGGTCTACCAGCCGATCGTGGACCTGCGCACCACCCGGATCCGGGCGGTCGAGGCGCTGGTCCGCTGGCATCACCCGGTGCGCGGGTTCGTCAGCCCGGTCGACTTCATCCCGATCGCCGAGGACAACGGCCTGATCGTCGAGCTGGGCGAGTTCGTCATGCGGACCGCCTGCCACAAGTTCGCCGGCTGGCGGGCGCTGGGCCCGGACGCGCCCGACTACGTCAGCGTCAACGTCTCCGCCCGCCAGCTGAGCGAACCCGGCTTCCCCGCGGTGGTGGCCGGCATCCTCGACGAGTGCGGGCTGGCCCCCGCCGAGCTGCTGGTCGAGGTGACCGAGACCGCGCTGTTCGGCGGCGGCACCGCGGTGCACGCGGTGGAGACCCTGCACGCGGCCGGAGTGCGGATCGCGCTGGACGACTTCGGCACCGGGCACTCGTCGCTGGGCCTGCTGCGCACCGTACCGGTGGACGTCCTCAAGGTCGACAAGTCGTTCGTCGACGAGATCACCGCGGGCGGCGAGCGGGCGGTGATCGCGGATGCCCTGATCCGGGTCAGCAACGGCCTGCGGCTGCGCGCCGTCGCAGAGGGCGTCGAAACCGCCGAGCAGGCCGCCTACCTGCGCGAACTCGGCTACGAATACGCGCAGGGCTACTACTTCGGCAAACCCGTCCCGGATCCGGATTTCAGCCCGCTCACGACCGCCAAGATCTAA